In Gossypium arboreum isolate Shixiya-1 chromosome 5, ASM2569848v2, whole genome shotgun sequence, a single genomic region encodes these proteins:
- the LOC108453598 gene encoding uncharacterized protein LOC108453598 isoform X2 — protein MDEKPEGHTDGIHKEDQGKPVEVEEMHSLNISKDDVNKLEEGNKEDKDDKHAEQGDRMNKDGDLDSKAQEEVNETTREDLAEEEQEPVFDGTEVPGMQANRCSSTRSLDPDPEEEGSVWPEKAVALKNFVKEKGAAVTSVLRRLSLKRDGVEQANVDVDKDTSDSAKLGEQAAMSPRTAERSAWNPLNYIKVSRDTDSESKAEHGKNNIEESLLPIATKGRIILYTRLGCRDCREARLFLQRKRLRYVEINIDVYPSRKLEIENVSGSCAVPKVFFNEVMIGGLSELKGLDESGKLDEKIDFFISEAPSPEAPLPPLPGEDDVSDNGPVDELAVIVQKMKATIVVKDRLYKMRRFTNCFLGSEAVDFLSEDQYLEREEAVEFGQKLASEHFFRHVLDENLFEDGDHLYRFLDHDPTVSSQCHNIPRGIIELKPKPIAEIASMLRFLSYAIFEAYASEDGRHVDYRSIHGSEEFARYLRIVQVLQRVKVQDMPREEKLAFFINLYNMMAIHAILAWGHPAGPLERRRLFGDFKYVVGGCTYSLSSIQNGILRGNQRPPYNLLKPFGVKDKRSQFSAG, from the exons ATGGATGAAAAACCAGAGGGACATACTGATGGTATTCACAAAGAAGATCAGGGAAAACCTGTGGAGGTGGAGGAGATGCATAGTCTGAACATCAGCAAGGACGATGTTAATAAGTTAGAGGAGGGTAATAAAGAAGACAAAGATGACAAACATGCTGAACAAGGTGACAGGATGAATAAGGATGGGGATTTGGATTCCAAAGCTCAAGAAGAAGTGAACGAAACTACAAGAGAAGATCTTGCTGAGGAGGAACAAGAACCGGTCTTCGATGGAACAGAGGTTCCTGGGATGCAGGCTAATCGTTGTTCATCAACTCGTTCCTTGGATCCTGATCCAGAGGAAGAGGGGTCTGTGTGGCCTGAGAAAGCAGTGGCACTTAAGAATTTTGTTAAGGAAAAGGGTGCCGCAGTGACCAGTGTCCTGCGTCGGCTTTCTTTAAAAAGAGATGGAGTTGAACAGGCTAATGTTGATGTAGATAAGGACACTTCAGATTCTGCTAAACTTGGGGAGCAAGCTGCAATGTCTCCAAGGACTGCAGAAAGATCTGCTTGGAATCCCTTAAACTACATTAAGGTGTCACGTGATACCGATTCAGAAAGCAAAGCCGAGCATGGGAAGAATAACATTGAAGAATCACTTCTACCTATTGCCACAAAAGGAAGAATTATATTGTATACAAGGTTAGGATGCCGAGATTGTAGAGAAGCTAGGTTATTTCTGCAAAGAAAAAGGCTTAGATATGTTGAGATCAACATTGATGTATACCCCAGTAGAAAGTTGGAGATAGAGAATGTCTCTGGATCTTGTGCCGTTCCTAAGGTCTTCTTTAATGAAGTAATGATTGGGGGTTTGAGTGAACTAAAAGGCTTAGATGAGTCTGGCAAGCTTGATGAGAagattgatttttttatttctgAAGCACCGTCACCTGAAGCACCTTTACCACCTCTCCCTGGTGAAGATGATGTGTCCGATAATGGACCTGTTGACGAACTAGCTGTAATTGTTCAAAAAATGAAAGCAACTATTGTTGTTAAGGATCGGTTATACAAGATGCGCAGGTTCACTAATTGTTTTCTAGGTTCGGAAGCAGTAGATTTTCTATCTGAAGATCAGTACCTGGAAAGGGAAGAG GCTGTTGAATTTGGGCAAAAGCTTGCCAGTGAGCACTTTTTCCGACATGTTCTTGA TGAGAATCTTTTTGAGGATGGTGACCACTTGTATCGGTTCTTGGACCATGATCCTACTGTGTCATCTCAATGTCACAACATTCCAAGGGGTATAATTGAACTGAAGCCAAAGCCCATTGCTGAAATTGCATCAATGCTGAGGTTTTTGTCCTATGCTATTTTTGAAGCCTATGCATCAGAAGATGGAAGACATGTTGATTACAGAAGTATTCATGGAAGTGAGGAATTTGCAAG GTACTTAAGAATAGTTCAAGTGCTCCAAAGAGTAAAAGTTCAGGACATGCCAAGGGAGGAGAAGCTCGCTTTCTTCATAAATTTGTACAATATGATGGCTATCCATGCAATACTAGCGTGGGGTCATCCTGCTGGTCCATTGGAACGAAGGAGGCTGTTCGGAGACTTCAAGTATGTTGTTGGCGGGTGCACATATTCGCTTTCTTCCATTCAGAATGGCATTTTAAGGGGCAATCAAAGGCCACCATACAATCTTTTGAAACCATTTGGCGTAAAAGATAAACGATCACAG TTTTCTGCTGGGTAG
- the LOC108453598 gene encoding uncharacterized protein LOC108453598 isoform X1 has translation MDEKPEGHTDGIHKEDQGKPVEVEEMHSLNISKDDVNKLEEGNKEDKDDKHAEQGDRMNKDGDLDSKAQEEVNETTREDLAEEEQEPVFDGTEVPGMQANRCSSTRSLDPDPEEEGSVWPEKAVALKNFVKEKGAAVTSVLRRLSLKRDGVEQANVDVDKDTSDSAKLGEQAAMSPRTAERSAWNPLNYIKVSRDTDSESKAEHGKNNIEESLLPIATKGRIILYTRLGCRDCREARLFLQRKRLRYVEINIDVYPSRKLEIENVSGSCAVPKVFFNEVMIGGLSELKGLDESGKLDEKIDFFISEAPSPEAPLPPLPGEDDVSDNGPVDELAVIVQKMKATIVVKDRLYKMRRFTNCFLGSEAVDFLSEDQYLEREEAVEFGQKLASEHFFRHVLDENLFEDGDHLYRFLDHDPTVSSQCHNIPRGIIELKPKPIAEIASMLRFLSYAIFEAYASEDGRHVDYRSIHGSEEFARYLRIVQVLQRVKVQDMPREEKLAFFINLYNMMAIHAILAWGHPAGPLERRRLFGDFKYVVGGCTYSLSSIQNGILRGNQRPPYNLLKPFGVKDKRSQVSLPYPEPLIHFALVCGTRSGPALRCYSPGNIDKELMDAARDFLRAGGLIVDLSGKVAYASKILKWYSVDFGKNEVEVLKHASNYLEPTDSEALLEIIADAQLKVIYQPYDWRLNC, from the exons ATGGATGAAAAACCAGAGGGACATACTGATGGTATTCACAAAGAAGATCAGGGAAAACCTGTGGAGGTGGAGGAGATGCATAGTCTGAACATCAGCAAGGACGATGTTAATAAGTTAGAGGAGGGTAATAAAGAAGACAAAGATGACAAACATGCTGAACAAGGTGACAGGATGAATAAGGATGGGGATTTGGATTCCAAAGCTCAAGAAGAAGTGAACGAAACTACAAGAGAAGATCTTGCTGAGGAGGAACAAGAACCGGTCTTCGATGGAACAGAGGTTCCTGGGATGCAGGCTAATCGTTGTTCATCAACTCGTTCCTTGGATCCTGATCCAGAGGAAGAGGGGTCTGTGTGGCCTGAGAAAGCAGTGGCACTTAAGAATTTTGTTAAGGAAAAGGGTGCCGCAGTGACCAGTGTCCTGCGTCGGCTTTCTTTAAAAAGAGATGGAGTTGAACAGGCTAATGTTGATGTAGATAAGGACACTTCAGATTCTGCTAAACTTGGGGAGCAAGCTGCAATGTCTCCAAGGACTGCAGAAAGATCTGCTTGGAATCCCTTAAACTACATTAAGGTGTCACGTGATACCGATTCAGAAAGCAAAGCCGAGCATGGGAAGAATAACATTGAAGAATCACTTCTACCTATTGCCACAAAAGGAAGAATTATATTGTATACAAGGTTAGGATGCCGAGATTGTAGAGAAGCTAGGTTATTTCTGCAAAGAAAAAGGCTTAGATATGTTGAGATCAACATTGATGTATACCCCAGTAGAAAGTTGGAGATAGAGAATGTCTCTGGATCTTGTGCCGTTCCTAAGGTCTTCTTTAATGAAGTAATGATTGGGGGTTTGAGTGAACTAAAAGGCTTAGATGAGTCTGGCAAGCTTGATGAGAagattgatttttttatttctgAAGCACCGTCACCTGAAGCACCTTTACCACCTCTCCCTGGTGAAGATGATGTGTCCGATAATGGACCTGTTGACGAACTAGCTGTAATTGTTCAAAAAATGAAAGCAACTATTGTTGTTAAGGATCGGTTATACAAGATGCGCAGGTTCACTAATTGTTTTCTAGGTTCGGAAGCAGTAGATTTTCTATCTGAAGATCAGTACCTGGAAAGGGAAGAG GCTGTTGAATTTGGGCAAAAGCTTGCCAGTGAGCACTTTTTCCGACATGTTCTTGA TGAGAATCTTTTTGAGGATGGTGACCACTTGTATCGGTTCTTGGACCATGATCCTACTGTGTCATCTCAATGTCACAACATTCCAAGGGGTATAATTGAACTGAAGCCAAAGCCCATTGCTGAAATTGCATCAATGCTGAGGTTTTTGTCCTATGCTATTTTTGAAGCCTATGCATCAGAAGATGGAAGACATGTTGATTACAGAAGTATTCATGGAAGTGAGGAATTTGCAAG GTACTTAAGAATAGTTCAAGTGCTCCAAAGAGTAAAAGTTCAGGACATGCCAAGGGAGGAGAAGCTCGCTTTCTTCATAAATTTGTACAATATGATGGCTATCCATGCAATACTAGCGTGGGGTCATCCTGCTGGTCCATTGGAACGAAGGAGGCTGTTCGGAGACTTCAAGTATGTTGTTGGCGGGTGCACATATTCGCTTTCTTCCATTCAGAATGGCATTTTAAGGGGCAATCAAAGGCCACCATACAATCTTTTGAAACCATTTGGCGTAAAAGATAAACGATCACAG GTGTCTCTACCCTATCCCGAGCCTCTAATTCACTTTGCCCTGGTTTGCGGTACCCGGTCTGGGCCTGCTCTTCGATGCTACTCTCCTGGGAACATTGATAAAGAGCTGATGGACGCAGCACGGGATTTCTTAAGAGCTGGTGGCCTTATTGTTGATTTGAGTGGCAAGGTTGCATATGCCAGTAAGATcctcaaatg GTATAGTGTTGATTTTGGGAAGAATGAAGTAGAGGTATTGAAACATGCCTCAAATTACTTGGAGCCAACTGACTCAGAAGCTCTGCTGGAGATTATTGCTGATGCTCAGTTGAAGGTGATATACCAGCCATATGATTGGAGATTGAACTGCTAG
- the LOC128292606 gene encoding uncharacterized protein LOC128292606, whose product MQDLLPIALRCCMSKNVTSCIIELSNIMKAICGKVLNVEELEKLQDRAALTLCNLEKIFPPSFFTIMVHLVIHLPHEAILGGPVFYRWMYPIERFLSKLKSYCRNKRYPEGSIAEGYLAEECMTFCSRYLEDAETRLNRPSRNAGLNDNDLAETYLFQSYGEPIGKVEIVELDDISWIQAHRYVLFNHDSIEPLRK is encoded by the exons atgcaagatttactcccaattgctttacggtgctgtatgtcaaaaaatgtaacgtcctgtataattgaactatccaatataatgaaagctatctgtggcaaagttttgaatgtcgaagaacttgagaaaCTACAGGATCGagcggctttgactttatgcaatttagagaagatctttccaccttccttcttcactattatggtgcacttggtaatccatctccctcacgaagcaatccttggtggaccggttttttatcgatggatgtatcctatagaaag gttcctaagcaaattgaagtcatattgtcgcaataagcgttatccagaaggatcaattgctgaaggctacttggcagaagagtgcatgaccttctgttctagatatttagaagatgctgaaacacgattgaatagaccaagtagaaatgctgggctcaatgataatgacttggccgaaacttatttatttcaaagttatggagaaccaatcggcaaagttgaaattgtagaattagatgatatatcgtggatacaggcacatcgatatgtactttttaaccacgattcaattgaaccgttgcgcaagtaa